ttaatgttttcttttagaaattacGTTGACAACTTAATCCCTAATTCGAGGCATCCATATAATTGGTTTACAGAAAGGTGCTTCGGCAAAATATTTAACACAAGATATATATGAGATGCTGAGACCTGGGTAATATACCTTACTTGAAAGGCATGAATAGTTTTAAAACACTGTAGCATAATCACACTTAAGGCCATAGTTACTTTGTTCCCAAATCCCTGCAATTCTATTTGAGGGGAGTTCTAAAGGGCCTGTGTCTTCTCCTGTGTCCACAACTGTAGACGTACACTGATGGCCCTCAATCCTGCTCTCCAAACTTCAAATAATGGGCCAGAGACAAGGCTCGGGACTTGGAAAAGTCCTAGAAATTCCCTGCCTCAAAAGCAGTTTCAGAGTTTCACATTTTCCTAAGGAAGACAGAGCTGAGTAGACAAGCCAAAGTCTTCCAAATCCTGCTGCTTGTTTTGAATTATGGCTACACTGGCTGTGTACCCCTTGAGTTTGTATCTCCACATACTTGAATTAAATCCTGTAGTTCCTCTTTGGTTCTAGCATCTGTGACGTCTTCACAGAGTCTATATGCCACGGCTGTTTTACCAATTTCTGAAATAAAGTTAACAAGGATCAATTCAGAAGTTTTCTTGTTCTAAAACTTCCTGTATACAATGGTAGCACCCAATAATTAgacattcttttgatttctaaaagaagaaaataagagcatTTTCCTAGAAGTTCCCTCATCTGACACtccagtttttatcataattatttgtgaaaaaatatataagaagtaTCAACTTTGGTTCAAAAACCTTTATGATCTTAGAAATAAGAACTAAGGAATAATGACATAGAAATTAAAAGCTGTGGAAACAAAAATGTTCAATCACAATACAATGAAATAGGAAGGCATTAGGTGGGGGTCAAAATGAGTTCAAACCTGGAGAGATACCACTGGACTATAATAGATACTTCATATTAGAAGCAAGGCAAGTGCCTACTCCTTGGGATCAAACTTCTACCAGATACAATGAACAAAGCtttggagacagagacagagagagacagcatTTGAACACTCTACTGGCAGAAACTAGCCCATGTACCTTTTGGACAATACAGCTTTCCTCAAGGCAAGCTAGAGCCACCAGGCTTTTTGGTCTAAGGAGTTTGGAGTACATATAAGGAATACCTTGGCATATTAGGGACAAACAACCCAGACATTTAGTTTGGTTCTTAAAGGTTGTTACCCAGAGTTGACAGCTGATGGAGATTCTGCCTGATGACCAGGGAAGTCAAACTTCACTGGAAGGACTGCCCAGGCTGGAAGGCCAAGACCAATCCAGGGTCAACTCTTACAAGCAAATAAGGTCTCTGACAACTTAGCTCGGATTTTCTCTAAGCCTGCAGGGCTGTGAAGCAGGGGAGCAATTCTGTTCCGGGAATCTACTCATCATAAAGTTTCCTTTGGGCACAGCCTGTGACATTCTCACTGCTGTATAGCTCGATAGGGAACACAATCAACACTATTCAATAGCATGACCACTTTCAAGGCTCACAAAAACGTAGCCAATTATTATATAAGAATCATATTCACCCaatatatcagaaatgaaaactgaaattaaactGATTTCAAAAACATAATCTAATAAACtcttcaacaagaaaaaaacgataataataatagtcaatATATTTTCTCTGCTTACTATGTTTCAGGCATAGTTCTAAGCTTtttacattcatcatctcatttacTCTTACAATATCCTCCATTAGGTGATAAGCTGTATTACTAATCCTAtttgcagataaagaaattgCAGCTTAGAGATATTAAATACCTTCAAATGTCTCTGGCTAGAAAAACCTAaaattgcaacaacaacaacaacaacaaaatctaagAGACAAAGTTAGGACTCAAACACAGGTGCCCAAGGCTTTATAATCACTGCACTATTCTGTAAGATAAGCAAGCAATTGGGGAAGAACTGGATCAAACACTTTCTGTATGAACTGTGGCAAGTCACTCTACATCCAAACACTGGGGACAATAATATTTGCTgtcatttttctcataaatgcCACAAAGAACAAATTTAAGACTGCTGCTGTGAAAGCACCTGGTGAATGAAAGAATATGTAATGTTTTAGATAACCATTATTTTCATCCAATTAACTTTTCAAGTAACTTTATTTGCTCACTGAAACTGAAGTACTTCAAGGGCAATCAAAAAGGTCTTACCTAAAGCCACAATCAGCAGTTTCTGGAATGCATCTGTCATAGCCTTCTGAATAGCAAGCTTCTGGGTTACCTTCCTTTCCATAAGGAATGATAATGACCCTAAATCCAACCAAAACAGATGAGTTTAAAATGCCTGTCTGCATAACTGATTTCTAGGTTATGTGTGTAAAACTAAAAATGCATCTGTGATTCTTAGATCATTATCTTAGTGATTAAGGGCAGGCACAACACTGGGGTACGGGTGAATGTCTCTGTTGTAGGTATACCCTGGCATGGCACATTTTTACTGCTCAGATCTATTCTGGAAGTTCCTAAAACACTCGATGGGAAATGGAAACCAAGAACGTGCACAAATCTCATACTACTCACAGATTTCAAATGGACGAGCTGAGGCTGCACTGCTACAGACCCTGCTCTCCTGTGCGTAAAGGGCTGGATTCATACAGTGAGATAGACTTGCCGGTAGTGCAGATGATCCGGCCTCTCCCCAACCATCACCCACTCAGGTGGATGGTGGAGCCTCCTCCACTCCATTCGCTAACAGCCCTGCCTCTGAGTTAAAACCCTAAGCCCAAGTGCCATGGATTCTAGGAAAAAACTCAGTACCAATCGGAATCCCCTTTCTAGGGATCTACATTAACTTTTTCTGCTCAGGCCCTTCTATAGGAGGCAAAGGACTGAATATTTACACAAGAGTTTATTTCAATCTTTAGACAATGATTTTCTTGGGATAACTGAAGGCCAGAAGACATCTGTATTTGAAGGAATATTTTAGCACATAACAaattattaacaacaacaacaacaaaaactaactCATTTTCCTTCCTCCTAAGCTTCTTGGCAGGCGGtcagttctaaaattctaaaGTTTAAGGTGCTGTCAGGTATTGCCTAAGATAAAAACCTATATTGTCAGGCAGAAAAAATCTGCCCAGGGCTTTAGTGGCTTAGAAAAGTGATGATGTGTCTGAAAAGGTGAgtttcagaaagaaaggaaaaaaagagaaatcccactccctcacctccccacACACAAACATACTGGAAAACAGACCTTCCTCCAACTTATCCAAAGGTTCCTCAGCCATGACAACTTCGGTTCTCCTGCACTCGTGGGAGGGCAACACCACCTCTAAAGCACAGAAGAACTTCAGGCTTTGCTTCTGAAGTGGTGTCACAATAGcttcattttccctttcttcaagGTTAGAAAGATCCTGAAGCTGTTAGGATTATGAATTAAAGGCTAGACTTCAAAATATCCTgttgttagaaataaaaacaaaactccagCAATCCCAGGTAATAGTTTAGGTATGCAATAGCTTCAAAATCAAGTTGGGACTTGCAAATGAATGACTAGATATGGACAACTATTTTTTATCATATACCATACAAATACTGGCGAAAATTATGGACACCGCCATCCAAGTCATTGAGATTATCACTAATTCTAGGTGGCAGGCCAATGCTCACATACTTCCATGTGGAAGGCTCTCACATCTCCTCCCCATAGCCCTGTTCTATTCTTCTCTCTAAAGTCTAGGAGTTCAATGTTGAAAGGAGTCTGGTTAGTCAAAGAAAATCTACAGAGTTCACCTTGATGATCCTTTTTGACCACCCATTGAAACCAAAGTAGTGATTTGCCAATTCTTGGCATCTGGAGCTGTTTAGGGCCAGCGTATTATGTTGAACCACCTTATGTCTGGTGCCAAGACGAACCTAAAGACATAAAAGTCCTAAAAATATCACAATCCTACATAGAGACTTGTTTTGGATATACCTGAGATTTATCAATACCGATTTCCTAgagtggttgtgaagattaagtagGACATTTTAAGCAATGAGCTCACAGTCAGccctaaataaatgttatttattatttttaagtcagTACTTTTCTGCATCATTTCCAGGGCCCCTGATTAACTGGAAGGTTCCCTGACCTCTGGTGGTGAAAGTGATGATGAAAGCAACCAAGGAAGCCCAGCAGAAGCCTATCATGGGGCTGGGGGTAAGCAAAGGAAGTGAACTGTTTTACTCGTCTCATCCTGTAGCTCCTGCTTGAGAATATGACCTGAAGAGGAGGTAAGATGGACCTGCCACTGAATCAGGACCTTAATCTATAGCACCCCCTCCCCAAGTTACTAACCCCTGTTAGAAGAGGGAATACCTATACctctataaatgtaaataaagcaACCAAAAGAAGTAGGGGTTCATCTGCATGAACAAGCTTCTTTGAGAGTGCAAATATTTCCAGTCTTAACTCTCTAAATAACTTACATATTACTGTGGATTTTTTACATCACTAGTTCTTTCTTAAATATCTATTTCCACTTTGAACAGGGTGTAGTATATAAATATAgtcataaaaattcaaataatacaaataaagtcAAAGCATTGTTCATTCTTTATTGATTGGTTTGTGCATCTTCCTCTGTCACTAGTTTATGAGCTCCTTAAGTGCTTGAAGGAACCATATATTATTCTTTCCTTGTTACCAGAAGCAAGCATAGATCTTGGCATATAATAGAGGAGTGATGGTCTGTTGACTGAGTGAATGAACGAGtacataagaaaatgaaattactttCTCCAACTGAAGCTGCCTGCTGGGAAGGAGAAATGAAgactaatttttaaatgctgagtGTCGCATGAGAGGCTAGGCCCTGTACGGTGAGTCATAATGGAGCTGTCCTGGACAATTAGGAAGCTTCAGAAGGGCTCTGAGCCCCTGGTAGTAGAGACAGTTGACATCTGGGATAACCTTGCCACAGTTCTTGCTGGCAAACATTTCCCTTCGTGCTACTGAGAAAAACTCAGATACATTAGgcctttccttcattttattttaagatgttattcacttttctgtatttataaaaatacaggggaaaaaagataAGAATTATGTTTACATGCCAATGAATAAAGGAACACATCATTggaacttccctgctggtgcagtggttaagactctgtgctcccaatgcagggagcccgggttcgatccctggtcagggaactaggtctcacatgcatgctgcaactaagagttcacatgccacagttCAGGaacctgcgagccgcaactaaaggagcctgcctgctgcaactggGGAGCCcttgagccgcaactaaggagccaacctgctgcaactaagacctggtgcaaccaaataaataaataattaaaatttaaaaagaacacataATTAAAGTAGGTAACAATATTGGGGGTGTGGGTAGTAAACTAAGGCTCTGCATTAACAAaagaaatctagggcttccctggtggcacggtgtttgagagtccgcctgccgacgcaggggacacgggtttgtgtcccgcttcaggaagatcccacatgccgcagagtggctgggcccatgagccatggctgctgtgcctgcgcgtccggagtctgtgctgcgcaacgggagaggccacaacagtgagaggcccgcgtaccgcaaaaaaaaaaaaaaaaaacagaaggtgCAAAACTGTTTCCTATCCCAGACTCCTATCTTCCGTCTTACAATACTGTAACTGACACTTCAGAGAATCAAAGTCCACACCGTGTAGGATTTTTCCCACCAGTACAAAACACTGGCTCAAGGGCAAGTTCGAACTGGCTATTAATTCAGTTCAGCAAACATTTCCTGAGGCCAGGCCCTGTGTTAGCAGTACTATACGCAAAGAGGAAGCATGCCATCACTGCTTTCAAGAAACTCAGATTCTAGCAAGACAGGCAAAGCACAAATGAAAAATAGCAAGAAATACCTTCCATCTGCCGAAAGGCATGAGCTGCCCTCAAAAGAAGAACACAAGTTCACTGTGCAGAGATGATAGGGAGAGCACAGGGGAGTTTATCAGAGAGAATGCACAAGAAGTCACCAAGACAAGAAAAAGCACATGATATACTCCAGGTGTGTCAGAGAAAGACGGAAAGGAGCTAAGAATGCCCTCCAATGCCACAAGAAGTGAGGGCTTTATTCCATAGCAATGGAGCATGATGGGAGGTGTTTAAATAAAGGAGGAACCTATCGggcagtgcagtggttgggactccgcgcTTCCTCCACGGCGGAAAGGGGCGGGgagagggtttgatccctggtcggggaactaagatcccgcaggcggcatggtgtggtcaaaaaaaaaaaaaaaaaaaaaagaaggaacctaACATGTAGAAGTCCTGTGAACAACTGGTGATAAGCAGGCATTGCCATTAATAACAGACCACTAAGCAGTCCAAGTAATAGAGATTGAGAATTCAAGCGCAGCCTCTCCTGAGCTATACCACTCATAATGCAGGGAGCAGCAATCCTGGGCAAAGAAGACCTAAGATCCTCTGACCTGACAGTCACAACATTGCTCCGGCGGACCACGCTTGCAGACCTCCCACCACCATCTCTGTTGGTTCCGAGACTGCTCTTCTTGCCTCTTCCCACCCTCGCTCACTCTCCCCACTTTCTACCTCACCAAATGGCCCCAAGGTACAGGTCTCCTCCATCCTTCCAAAGCTCAATTTATGCCACTTCACTTTTAAGAAAGACCCATGTTAGCGCCTGTTTTCCCaaccaaaagaaatccaaagaggtaTCTATTTTcacaaaaaaggggggaaaatgagaacagtgcctggcacgtgttGTGCAGCAGCCCATACAGAGGCAATTCGCACTGTGCGCTGCAAAAGCGGGTGCAAGGGGCACCACCCAGCTCCTTCCTGGGAACCACACTCAGCACCTCAGCATCAAGccaccatagctttgaactgtcaCTGAGCTTCTGTACTTTAGctcaatttattttgtgcatccgttagcaagatgtgtcctatgGTCACTGCTTCTTCGCTTTACGCCACTTCGGCTTATGAAAGGTTTCATGGGAACGCTCTGCTTTCAGTCATTGGGGGAAACCCATACTTATTGTCCTCCCGCCTCCCTCCAGCCTACGCATCCACTCTCGGCCTGGCCTTTCCAGCTTTGAAAAGACAACCTGGCTCCGCCCTCTACCGCCTATATACTGCAGTGAAAGATGAGGGGAGAAGCTGACAGGCAGACAAAAGGCAGCAGCAGTGAGTGAGGCCTGACGACAGACAACGGAAGAGTTCCAGGCCCCTTCAACTTTTGAGATGTTtggtataataaaaaatgtagaaacaccTAAGGGATGGGATGAGAAAGAGCTCAAAATGGACTTCAGTATTTGTTAGCATTTGTTAAATATGGGTGGTACATACACGGGGTACAATGTAATATTCTCCACTTTTCTCAGTaggaaatttttaattaaaaaaataccaaaacacggttttaaaaattacaggatatttaaaatgtttatacattTGACAAGTTaatacaacacaaaaaatgaaatctaaTTGTGTAATTCACAAGgtaatccaacaaatatttagagTATTGTATCCTCAGGCATTACATGGCCTCCCTTTAAACTTCCTCAGCTCTCCCTCAGTGGGCTATAATTCCCAGTTTACTTTAAGGGAACTTCAATATTTAAGTTATGGTTGGTGTTTATGTCCCTTATACAAACATGCATTAATTGGGGGAAATCAATTATCAAACAAACATCAAAAGTAATCATTTCTACATTACTAATGTGACTTTGCCCATTAGAGATCAGAATGGCATTACAAGATCATCAGTCACTTATTCTATAGGCCAGAGTTGatgctattgacattttgggctgaacAATTCTTTGTTGCGGAAGGCTGTCCTGTGCTTCATAAATGTTTCAGCAGCATCCTGGCCTCTGACCACTAGGTGCCAGGAGCACGTCTCCTGACTTACGACAACTAAAGATGTCTGTCTCCAGACATcagcaaatgtcccctggggggcaaaatcatTCCTGGTTGACACCTACTGATATAAACAAGCATATAGTGTTTGCTTGCCAAATAACAGCAACAGAAGATGGATAAATCCATGGATTCCAAAGGTCCTAGAATTAGCAAATCTTCTCTATACAACTCCTAGCCCACATctagaaaatattacaaaaagaagcaaaatgaaaagaaaaactaacaacACATGAGCTAAAATCTTTACTAGGGACAGAACGCAGCACAGTGATCCAAAGCACAGACTTGGAGCCAGAGGACTTACATTCAGAACTCACCAGCTGTCACTCACCAACTGTgtcactcaccagctgtgtgacctggagcaaaTGACTTAGCCTCAAGTATCTCAACTTGCTCACCTCTAAAATGGTAAGCAGACAACTAATACCTACCTCCTAtggttatttattttcacttaagaattaagcgagggcctccctggtggcgcagtggttgggagtccgcctgccgatgcaggggatacgggttcgtgccccgatctgggaggatcccatgtgccgcagagcggctgggcccgtgagccatggcctctgggcctgcgcgtccggagcctgtgctccgcaacgggagaggccacagcagtgagaggcccgcataccgcaaaaagaaaaaaaaaaaagaattaagcgaAATAATACGTGTAAGGGCTTAAAAGAATGCCTGGCATACATtgagtgctcagtaagtgttagctattgttatttcACTAAAGTTCCATATTTTCAATTTATACAAAGTGGAAATCACTTT
Above is a genomic segment from Mesoplodon densirostris isolate mMesDen1 chromosome 18, mMesDen1 primary haplotype, whole genome shotgun sequence containing:
- the LOC132478388 gene encoding RAD52 motif-containing protein 1-like, yielding MPRIGKSLLWFQWVVKKDHQEVVLPSHECRRTEVVMAEEPLDKLEEGSLSFLMERKVTQKLAIQKAMTDAFQKLLIVALEIGKTAVAYRLCEDVTDARTKEELQDLIQVSYFSCQPCSQREEECLSDFSFEEEEFRLPELD